The nucleotide sequence TATCATCCAGGTCGCACGAAATAATCTCTGCCCTTACCCCTCTATCCCGAATGGCATCAGCTGTGTCAGTATTGGTCGTATCACGTTGGGCGATGCAGACTGAGGCTCCCGCATCAGCCAACGCAATGGCAATAGCGGCGCCAATGCCTCGTGATCCTCCCGTGACAAAGGCGTTTTTGCCTTTGAGAGAAAAGAGGTCGAGAGATGGGATTTGAGGTGTCGGTTCCGCTGCTGGTGTCGACATGATGAAAGATTGTGCTTAGGAAACGGTGTCTTTCAGTGAACTGGTCCAATTCTTCATTGATAttgtttttctttttcatctttttataaatacACGCTCCTCGAGCCTCACGATGGCTCCCGAGACAACTCCGGGTTTAGAACCCGACTTATTAATCATCCTTCGGCTCCCAAGCCGATACATAATTACAAATAGCTTGATCCCAAAGGGCTCCACGATCGAGATAGCATCGCAGCGTCGGCATGTTGCAGACAGAAAGAATATGTGCAACAAATTTGGTAAGTATTCTCAGAGAACCAACACATGAGGTGATTAGTTGTGCTAATCTCCAGGTGAGGAGAATGGGGCCCGCCTCTGGAGGCTGGAGCAAGAAGTGCCTCCAGGCGACTAGTAACATCTAAGGAAAAGAGTATCGAACAAGTTTTCCAGACAGGTCTCCCATTTATAGCTTTTCCCTAAAGATCTTACACTGGAAATCATTaaacacaaaaaaaaaaaagacactcatcatcgtctcatTCTGATGACAACATGGCTTATTCCTCGTGATGCACGATGCTGACTACCCAACAGCCACCGACCGGAGTAGTCCGTCTCTCCCCGGTCAACCTAAACTAGGGCGTGATCGACATTCGGCTACCTCAATCCGAGTTGCATCCTCGGGTCTTGGCATACTTCAAAGTCCGAAATGTCTAGTCCACATTCAGCGGCTGGCAAAGGTCTAGTTTACCGAGTCGTTGCCGACAACGTTTATCTTTAGCCGAGTCCATCTTACGGACTTTGTTTTTGGCAACTACACTATCACAATGACTTCTTTATTTCCAGACCAGCCTTCGAAAGAAACCGCTTCCGGGCAGGAGGGGCAGACCATAGAGAAGGGCTTGGCGTTGGAACCCAACGACGCCAGGAACCCCTCTCTCGATGACTCTTCCGTTGACGGGTCAAACTTCGTTCGAGCTCAACTTGGGCTGGACTCGCTCAATCCTGACTTTTCACTTCCGCAATACCTCTTGTCTCGTCAGATAGACGTTGCCGTTAAAGACAATGCACCAATCGATCTCTCCAAGTTCCAATCGCCGTTTACCTGGTCGACCAAGAAAAAAATTACCATCCTGTCAGGAACCTTTATGGCTTCGATGCTTGCAGCCTACTCTGCCGGTGCTTACGCCCTTGCCTCAGAACCGCTGAGGCACAAGTGGAATGTCGGCGACACGGCCTTCAACGCAGGTATCACCTTGTTTGTGGGCGGCTTTGGCTGTACGCCCATGATCCTTGCACCCGTGAGCGAACTGCACGGTCGATACTGGGTCTTTGTTGGCTCTGGAGttgtcttcttcctcggtaCCCTAGGTTGCGCACTCACGGATAGTTACCCCGGCATGTTGGTCTCCCGGTTCGTCACTGGATGTGGTGCTGCCGTCTTTGCAACACTCACAGGAGGTGTTGTGAGCGACCTCTACCACAAACAAGATCGTAACACACCTATGGCGCTTTACTCTCTCTCAATCATGGTCGGCACAGGCCTTGGACCACTGGTCAGTGGAATTGCCGTCGATCACTTGGGGTGGAGATGGATCTTTTATCTTCAACTCATCGCCATCGGAGCCACGACGGCagttctcttcctcttcttcggagAGACGCGCAGCAATGTGCTCTTGAGGAGAATGTGCAAAgagctcaacaccatgcaGTACGAAACGGCGACTGGAGCGATCGTGCAATTCTCTCCCTCTGTCGCAGAAGCCCTGCACCTCGACATCAGCATCATCTGGAGAAGCTTTGCGTTCCCCCTTAAGCTGCTAGTCACCGAGTCTGTTGTGTTTTGGTTTTCCGTCTGGGCTTCGTTCGCTTGGGCTATTCTGTACATGCAGTTCAGCAGTATCGGAATTGTTTTTAGAGGCGTTTACGGCTTTAACAGCACCCAAGTGGGAGCGGTTTATACGGCAGTCATTGTTGGATCGATCCTCAGCATCTTTTTGGCACTCGTTCAAGAGCCTATTGTTCGAAGAGTCTTCCCTCACAAGGCCCCATCAAGTACTCCCGAACAGcgtctcttctctccctgcGTCCAATCCATCCTATTGCCTATCGGCTTGTTCTGGTTCGGATTCAGTGCGAAAACCAGCGTATCTTGGGTTTCGCCAGCGCTGGCTGTGGGCTCCTGCACAATGGGAATTTTCAGCATTTATCTGGCTGTGTTCAATTACCTGGCCGACACCTATCATCAATACGCCTCGTCGGCCCTGGCAGCCCAGAGTCTCTGCCGGAATCTATTGGGAGGAGTGTTTCCGCTCATCACAGCGCGCATGATCTCAAGCTTGACATTGGGAGGTACAGGAGGTTTGCTCGGTGGTCTTGGATTGCTGTTGACTACTATTCCTTGGTTGTTGTATTTCTTTGGACGCAAGATTCGGTCGCGGAGTCCGTTTGCCAGGGAGATGGAGCATTAGTCCAATAGTATGAGATATAGTATGTCTGATGACCTCTTTTGGAGATGTCATTGGTGAGGATGAGAATGAGACACAGTAACTACAGGTGCAGGTTCGTTATAACTTGCAAATACATAATCCCCCAAGTCGCGCTACAAGTCAAAAGTACCGCTCAAGCACTCTTCTCTGCTGCAAGCCTTCTCCAGGTCTTGGGATAGCCTCTATCGACTCTCCATTTCTCCGCTGTTTCTTTAACCCGGTTGACAAATCCTTCCCGCCATCCACCAACCACGTCGTCTTCGCCACCGACCCTTGAGCCCATGTTCCAAATCAAATCTCTTTCAGCCCTGGCCCCCTCTGGTGCATCGAGAAGACCAACCGCCACATCGACGAGGTCGGGACGATCATCGACAGCGTAAAAGACGGAAGCGGAGCATCGCGAGCAAAAGTACCGCTGAACGTCTGGCGAGCTCTTGTATAGCGACAGGGTTCCAAGACGAGCATCTCTATCGGGGCCGGAGACAGCTTTTAGGAGCTCTTGCGCTGATTGCGGGAAACCAGGTTGCTCCGTGTGGCTCGCATAGTGCATTTGGCGAAGCAGAGCAAAGGTCCAGTTGACAATCTCGACTCCAAACATAGAGCGGCAAGTGTTGCATGCGTCAAAAGTCGCGATGTGTCGGTGGGTTGTTGGATCAACGAAAAAGGGCAGTGAACCGGATTCAGTAGGTGAGAAGTCGTCTGGGGACCGCcgaagaacaaggtcaactcCCTTGCAACGGCACTGAATGGGGATATCCCTTGGGCTTTGGAGGTGTTCATCCGATGCGCCCACTAGCGCCGGTCTATCGTTATCGAATGTCTCGCTTTTGATAGCTCTTGCTTTCCAGCGCCTTGATTCTATACCATCTTCATTCACATTCAGCAGCCACTGAGAAAGGCCCCCGTCCTCGGTATCTCCGACAAAGATCTGATCCGGAAAAGTGATCAGGTTTTTTACTGTAGCATTATCCAATGCTCCCGTAAACACATCAAGCACCTCTGGCTTATCTTTGTAGTATTCTTCCCAGAACAGTGGGCTAGAGCAAGTCCCGCAGAACAACAGGCTCACATTTGACGTGAACTCGTAACGCGCCAGGCTGGAGCTAAGAATCTCGCGAGTCAGGCCAGGCCATTTGATATGACTAGTGTACATGGCTCCGGTGACATGTCGGCAGGACATGCAGTGACATATCGATCCTTGGAGAGGGAGGCTAGAGCGGGAGATCGATGTCGAGTAAGAATGCGCTCTGCAGAGGCACTGAGCCGTGATTGTGAGGTTCTGGTCCGGGTCCGCTGACATGGTTGTGCTGGTTGGGGGGGATTTAAAAGCTGTTCTGTGTATGACGAATATCGATGATTTATCAGAAGACAACTCAAGACTACACTCTCAGGAAAGTGAAAGAACCTGTGTGATTGTGGTTGAGGAGTGTGATGCTGCCCATCACCCCGCATTGGTGCTTGAGGTGGGTGGATTATAAAGCCCTCGGATATGAAGCCGATTGGCACTAACAGTCAAGGGTTGTTCTTATCGGTGTCGGCTTCAATTGATCCTACTCAGTCCGCAACGCCATCTACTCTTAGAAGCCAATGCTACTCCGTAGTATGCTATAATTGGCAGTAATGGCGTGCATGAACCGGAACCCCGAGCCCCGACTTTGACAGGGAGCTTTGCCAAGGTGGTTGGGACCTGGGCAATGAACCAACAGGCACATGCTAAGACGCCCGGAGTGCGCCCCGTCAAGATGTCTTGCCGCTGGGATTCGGAACCAACCCCCTGTAAACACCAAAAGTGGACAAGCCCTGGCCAAGTCCTCGTATGTCCTGCATCATCACATGCACAGACCGGAGAAAAGGGGTACCGAACCAACAGCAAAACGGGTCACATTTCCAAAATTGTCTGATTTGCCGAcgttgtgtgtgtgtgttggtTCTGACTGTTGTTGGTTCTGCGGTGGGGTGATGGGTGGACATCCATGCTTGCAACCGTTCAGTCTATACCAAGAAGAGGAACTAGCTAACGCATGGGCAAATTGCGGTTTCCTGAATCAACACAAGATGCATGGATACTTAAGCATGGTAGAGGTACACCATGTCCAGCGGCAAAGCAACTGTTTCCCTTGCTCTTGATCGACTACTTTTTACATCTGTCACCATGTGCTTCTTCAACCAATCCGTCTGGTCCTGCGGCTACTGGAAATGGGCCGGTTTCCAACAACGATGTCACAAAGAACGTCGAGTCGGCGAAACCTGCGGCCTTAAACTCGTCTCCCAATGCAACTACAAACCAACACCATGCAGCATATGCCAAAAGATCAAAGCAAAAGTCCATCGCATCGAGCAATTCACCGAGAGGATGGACCGCCTCAAGGAATGGAACCTTATCAGCACCTACGAGAAATGCCTGGAGGAAACCGTCATTATGGAGAATCAGTTGGCAGAGCTACGCCGTCAGCACGATGCAAACACcaaagatgtcgttgagATCACGAGAACCATTGTCGACAAGACGCAGAAGCAAATCAGGCACAGCGATTGGAGCGGTGTGCGGAAAAGCACACAGACAAAGACAGGGTCGAGGATAAACACCATTCCGTTAGAAGTGTGGGAGAGGGCCATAGACAGTCAGGGAAACTACGGTTTAACTTCATCTGGAGCTGTCGTGATGGGTGTCGAGACAGGGTATGGGGCAGGACGGGCCTTCATGAACTCATAATCTCAGTGATGCTGGACAAATCAAGCAGCTGTATGATATAGACCGGTTTCATGTACCAAATCGTCACTATCCCACCGAGTCTTTTCTCTCAAACCAAATCTTATCTCCAATGAGAGGCTCCAAGTCCAATCCCATATTGACGGCCCTATCACCATCGAATACAAACTCGGCTGGGATCAAGTCATCGCCTCCCTCCCAGAAATCAGACAGATGCGCAATGTACTTTGTCTGGTCTCGCTGATGCTCAAAGACGAGAGTAAAACCCATCGAGCGGTCCGTAGCGTCTATGAACAAGGcgtcgtccttgatctcgaccTTCATACCATGGTACCCGGCGTTCCAGTAGTAGCCCGTGTATTGACTGAGGGGTCTTGTCTGGGGCTGGGCGCTTTCGCTCCGGTTGTCTTTTTGCTTCTGGTTGGGCTTTTTCGCGATATTTCTTCCTTCGTTCCTTTGGGTCTCTTGCGTTCTATTCTTCGCCTTCCCATTTTTCTGGCTTTTCGCAATCAATTGCTTGGTGAAAAGTTGGATACGCTCCTCTTTCGCCACGCCAACGACCTCGTCTATGAGATCCCGAAACAGTTGTGCAGCCACAGAGTTTGTCCCCTCCGCGTTCCCAAGAACAACAGCGCCAAACTTGAACTTTGGGAGGAAGATAAAGCGACTTCCAAAGCCAGACACGACTCCATTGTGACCGTATACTGCATGGTCACGGTACCAGTAAACTTCCATTCCCGC is from Fusarium keratoplasticum isolate Fu6.1 chromosome 11, whole genome shotgun sequence and encodes:
- a CDS encoding MFS domain-containing protein; this encodes MTSLFPDQPSKETASGQEGQTIEKGLALEPNDARNPSLDDSSVDGSNFVRAQLGLDSLNPDFSLPQYLLSRQIDVAVKDNAPIDLSKFQSPFTWSTKKKITILSGTFMASMLAAYSAGAYALASEPLRHKWNVGDTAFNAGITLFVGGFGCTPMILAPVSELHGRYWVFVGSGVVFFLGTLGCALTDSYPGMLVSRFVTGCGAAVFATLTGGVVSDLYHKQDRNTPMALYSLSIMVGTGLGPLVSGIAVDHLGWRWIFYLQLIAIGATTAVLFLFFGETRSNVLLRRMCKELNTMQYETATGAIVQFSPSVAEALHLDISIIWRSFAFPLKLLVTESVVFWFSVWASFAWAILYMQFSSIGIVFRGVYGFNSTQVGAVYTAVIVGSILSIFLALVQEPIVRRVFPHKAPSSTPEQRLFSPCVQSILLPIGLFWFGFSAKTSVSWVSPALAVGSCTMGIFSIYLAVFNYLADTYHQYASSALAAQSLCRNLLGGVFPLITARMISSLTLGGTGGLLGGLGLLLTTIPWLLYFFGRKIRSRSPFAREMEH
- a CDS encoding CENP-V/GFA domain-containing protein, which produces MSADPDQNLTITAQCLCRAHSYSTSISRSSLPLQGSICHCMSCRHVTGAMYTSHIKWPGLTREILSSSLARYEFTSNVSLLFCGTCSSPLFWEEYYKDKPEVLDVFTGALDNATVKNLITFPDQIFVGDTEDGGLSQWLLNVNEDGIESRRWKARAIKSETFDNDRPALVGASDEHLQSPRDIPIQCRCKGVDLVLRRSPDDFSPTESGSLPFFVDPTTHRHIATFDACNTCRSMFGVEIVNWTFALLRQMHYASHTEQPGFPQSAQELLKAVSGPDRDARLGTLSLYKSSPDVQRYFCSRCSASVFYAVDDRPDLVDVAVGLLDAPEGARAERDLIWNMGSRVGGEDDVVGGWREGFVNRVKETAEKWRVDRGYPKTWRRLAAEKSA